A single Fusobacterium hominis DNA region contains:
- a CDS encoding phosphoenolpyruvate hydrolase family protein, with amino-acid sequence MNKMTRTEILEKFRNELKNGRVLLGVGAGTGITAKSSEMGGADMLIIYNSGRYRMAGRGSLAGLLSYGDANQIVIEMGHEVLPVVKEIPVLAGVCGTDPFRIMDVYLRELKSMGFSGVQNFPTVGLIDGVFRQNLEETGMGYGLEVEMIRKAHELDMLTTPYVFDEYQAEEMAKAGADILVAHMGLTTKGTIGAKIALTLDDCIKKIEKIIEAGKKVNPDILVICHGGPIAEPADAEYVIKNTKGIDGFFGASSIERFAAEKGIKEQAAAFKEITK; translated from the coding sequence ATGAATAAAATGACAAGAACTGAAATATTAGAAAAGTTTAGAAATGAATTAAAAAATGGAAGAGTATTATTAGGAGTAGGAGCTGGAACAGGAATTACTGCTAAAAGCAGTGAAATGGGTGGAGCAGATATGCTAATTATTTACAACTCTGGAAGATATAGAATGGCAGGAAGAGGATCATTAGCAGGATTACTATCATATGGAGATGCAAATCAAATAGTTATAGAAATGGGACATGAAGTATTACCAGTAGTAAAAGAAATACCAGTATTAGCAGGGGTTTGTGGAACAGATCCATTTCGTATAATGGATGTATACTTAAGAGAATTAAAAAGTATGGGATTTAGTGGGGTTCAAAACTTTCCTACAGTAGGACTTATAGATGGAGTTTTCCGTCAAAATCTTGAAGAAACTGGTATGGGATATGGTCTTGAAGTTGAGATGATAAGAAAAGCACATGAATTAGATATGTTAACTACTCCATATGTATTTGATGAATATCAAGCAGAAGAAATGGCAAAAGCAGGGGCAGATATTTTAGTAGCACATATGGGATTAACAACAAAAGGAACTATAGGGGCAAAAATAGCACTGACATTAGATGATTGCATTAAAAAGATTGAAAAAATAATAGAAGCTGGAAAGAAAGTTAATCCAGATATTCTTGTAATTTGTCATGGTGGACCTATTGCAGAGCCTGCAGATGCAGAATATGTAATAAAAAATACAAAAGGTATAGACGGATTCTTTGGAGCTTCAAGCATAGAAAGATTTGCAGCTGAAAAAGGAATTAAAGAGCAAGCAGCAGCATTTAAAGAAATTACAAAATAA
- a CDS encoding DUF4250 domain-containing protein produces MDINIAYSIINMKLRDKYSNLDELCSVENIDTDKLIAHFNLTGKKSPSSIGGAMNCPIVF; encoded by the coding sequence ATGGATATCAATATAGCATATAGTATTATTAATATGAAACTTCGAGATAAATATTCAAATTTAGATGAACTATGCTCTGTTGAAAATATAGATACGGACAAATTAATTGCACATTTTAACCTAACGGGCAAGAAGTCGCCCAGCTCTATAGGTGGTGCGATGAATTGCCCTATTGTTTTTTAG
- a CDS encoding phosphoenolpyruvate hydrolase family protein produces MIAKEVIIDKLKKSLNSDNYIIGSVIGSGISFLNAVNAGVDFTIVLSSGKYRQMGRGSLSSFLCYENSNDLVMNIGMREILPLSKDIPIFFGLNATDPTKDLYSYIKEIKEVGFSGINNFPSVGLIDGKFSEALEERGISYEREIEAIKIANFLNLFTIAFVFNEKQAIDMINAGADVICVHFGLTMGGYVGAKKAISLKKARNISQRIFNICDKVKTRKIIKMVYGGPIQSPIDLKYVYENNSCQGFIGGSVFDRIPTERGIFNTVKAFRICSDNMKKKIKTSDSVGDYIKEYIEKNYMKQIKMKDLASALNISNSYLSALFKKKFNWSFSEYLIRYRIEKFVELMRNEDMKFNEAAEIVGYDDYAQFSKQFKKYTKMSPKEYFKK; encoded by the coding sequence ATGATAGCAAAAGAGGTAATTATTGATAAATTAAAAAAAAGCTTAAATTCAGATAACTACATAATAGGTAGTGTAATAGGAAGTGGAATTAGTTTTTTAAATGCTGTTAATGCTGGAGTTGATTTTACAATAGTTTTAAGTTCTGGGAAATATAGACAAATGGGAAGAGGTTCTTTATCTAGTTTTTTATGCTATGAAAATAGTAATGACTTAGTAATGAATATTGGAATGAGAGAAATATTACCACTTTCAAAAGATATACCTATATTTTTTGGATTAAATGCAACTGATCCTACAAAAGATTTATATAGTTATATAAAAGAGATAAAAGAAGTGGGATTTTCAGGTATTAATAATTTTCCATCTGTAGGACTTATTGATGGTAAATTTTCAGAAGCATTGGAAGAGAGAGGAATTTCTTATGAAAGAGAAATAGAGGCAATTAAAATTGCTAATTTTCTAAATTTATTTACGATTGCATTTGTGTTTAATGAAAAACAAGCTATTGATATGATAAATGCTGGAGCAGATGTAATTTGTGTCCATTTTGGTTTAACTATGGGTGGATATGTGGGAGCTAAAAAAGCAATTTCATTAAAAAAAGCTAGAAATATTTCTCAACGAATTTTTAATATTTGTGATAAAGTAAAAACAAGAAAAATTATAAAAATGGTTTATGGTGGTCCAATACAAAGTCCAATTGATTTAAAATATGTATATGAAAACAATTCATGTCAAGGTTTTATAGGTGGTTCTGTATTTGATAGAATTCCAACAGAACGAGGGATTTTTAATACAGTAAAAGCTTTTAGAATCTGTAGTGATAATATGAAAAAGAAAATAAAAACATCTGATAGTGTTGGTGATTATATTAAAGAATATATTGAAAAAAACTATATGAAACAGATAAAAATGAAGGATTTAGCATCTGCACTTAATATTAGTAATTCCTATTTAAGTGCTTTATTTAAGAAAAAGTTTAATTGGAGTTTTTCAGAATATTTAATTAGATATAGAATTGAAAAATTTGTAGAGTTGATGAGAAACGAAGATATGAAATTTAATGAAGCTGCAGAAATAGTAGGGTATGATGATTATGCCCAATTTTCAAAACAATTTAAAAAATATACCAAGATGTCTCCTAAAGAATATTTCAAAAAATAA
- a CDS encoding Tm-1-like ATP-binding domain-containing protein: protein MKTIGIIGTFDTKGKEFLYIKELIESLGLKTFTIHTGGFKPEFEPNISNDIVALEGGKSIEELMEKKDRALTTETLSKGLKKLLPRLYKEGKFHGVISLGGSGGTSIAAPAMRELPLGVPKIIVSTMASGNTTQYVGTSDLILIPSIVDVAGLNSISIKIFNNAVFAIVGMLSYETNKEVEKKPLIAATMFGVTTPCVDYAKKYMNDRGYEVLVFHATGTGGKAMEDLIKTGHIQGVLDFTTTEWCDEIVGGVLTAGENRLEAAAQMGIPQVVSTGALDMVNFGPYDTVPKEFITRNLYRHNPTVTLMRTSIDENKKIGEKIAEKLNMSKGKTALILPLKGVSAIDREGQPFYGVKEDEMLFDTLRKNVDKDKVEIIELENNINDKYFAETAAKKLIDLMNK from the coding sequence ATGAAAACTATAGGAATAATAGGGACTTTTGATACAAAAGGAAAAGAATTTTTATATATTAAAGAGCTAATAGAGAGTTTGGGATTAAAAACTTTTACAATTCATACTGGTGGTTTTAAACCTGAATTTGAACCAAATATTTCTAATGATATAGTTGCATTAGAGGGTGGAAAATCAATAGAAGAATTAATGGAAAAAAAAGATAGAGCTTTGACTACTGAAACTTTGAGTAAAGGATTAAAAAAACTTCTGCCAAGATTATATAAAGAAGGAAAATTTCATGGTGTAATTTCTTTAGGAGGTTCTGGTGGAACATCAATTGCTGCTCCTGCAATGAGAGAATTGCCGTTAGGTGTTCCTAAAATTATAGTATCTACTATGGCTTCAGGAAATACAACACAGTATGTTGGAACAAGTGACTTAATATTAATACCATCTATAGTTGATGTTGCAGGATTAAATAGTATTTCAATTAAAATTTTTAATAATGCGGTATTTGCTATTGTAGGTATGTTGAGTTATGAAACTAATAAAGAAGTTGAAAAGAAACCTTTAATTGCAGCAACTATGTTTGGAGTAACAACACCTTGTGTAGACTATGCTAAAAAATATATGAATGATAGAGGATATGAAGTATTGGTTTTTCACGCAACTGGAACAGGTGGAAAAGCTATGGAAGACTTAATAAAAACAGGGCATATACAAGGAGTTTTAGATTTTACAACTACTGAATGGTGTGATGAAATAGTTGGTGGAGTTTTAACAGCAGGAGAAAATAGATTAGAAGCAGCAGCACAAATGGGAATACCACAAGTAGTTTCAACTGGAGCATTAGATATGGTAAATTTTGGACCTTATGATACAGTACCAAAAGAGTTTATTACAAGAAATTTGTATAGACATAATCCAACAGTAACTCTTATGAGAACTTCTATAGATGAAAATAAGAAAATAGGGGAAAAAATTGCAGAAAAACTAAATATGAGTAAAGGGAAAACAGCATTAATTTTACCTTTAAAAGGTGTATCAGCTATAGACAGAGAAGGGCAACCATTTTACGGGGTAAAAGAAGATGAAATGTTATTTGATACATTAAGAAAGAATGTTGATAAAGATAAAGTTGAGATTATAGAATTAGAAAATAATATCAATGATAAATATTTTGCAGAAACAGCAGCAAAAAAATTAATTGATCTAATGAATAAATAA
- a CDS encoding helicase-related protein, giving the protein MEMQILDNKTQGKVIDKLKDNIKTGTKLSIISAYFTIYAYEELKKELNKIDKLRLLFSEPTFIKNKKDINREFKLSGSYERGLAGDRYEMKLKNELKQSEIAKECANWIKEKVEVRAYDEEYPLPQKMYLMENKKEESSCIIGSSDFTAGGLGIVPSSKLDMNSFIKSSAYTQQMLAQFDMFWNDKEKAKDVKNSLLESLEVVYKENNPEFIYFVTLYNIFKDYLENLTEEDIVKTKTGFKESVVWNKLYNFQKDGVLGAIDKLEKYSGCIIADSVGLGKTFEALAVIKYYESRNDRVLVLCPKKLRENWLTYKGNRRDNILEKDRLNYDVLNHTDLSRYTGYSGEINLEKIYWENYDLIVIDESHNFRNNNNKKDDKETRYSRLLNQIIKKGIKTKVLMLSATPVNNRMNDLKNQIAFATEGNDSALSSFGLKSIEQTLRKAQMAFNKWNDLPEEKKKLENLLEMLEIDYFKLLDMLTIARSRKHIQKYYDTASIGKFPERLKPLNIKADIDSKNEFIPLSELNKLIRSLNLAIYSPIKYVLPSKVAEYSRKYDTNTGKSIFKQIDREQSLIHLMRINILKRMESSIYSFGLTVSKILQNIDIALKKLDNFEDIEGDFDIEELDIDDNRLDSVLIGSKKVKVLLKDIDQIRWRMELEGDKVILERVLKEAFKITVGRDQKLKELKNLIKEKVKNPLNAGNKKIIVFTAFADTAKYLYDNLATPALEELGLYSAVVTGSDNPKTNLKGIRIDFNNILTNFSPISKERFEKDKPEIDILIATDCISEGQNLQDCDYLINYDIHWNPVRIIQRFGRIDRIGSKNQVIQLVNFWPNMELDEYIHLESRVSGRMVMLDMSATGEENVIVDNDSMNDLEYRKQQLKQLQDQVVDLEDINGGISITDLTFNDFKMDLVNYMKNNKEILEKAPTGMYAIAKSNTDEAERGVIFCLKQVNEDIKPSEYNTLNPYFLVYVKEDGEVLLNFIQSKKILDIYKKVCIGEKELYPALIAEFNKETNNAKDMSKFTNFLERTVENIVGKEEEKGLDSLFSFDETVLNSSVQNMDDFELISFLVIK; this is encoded by the coding sequence ATGGAAATGCAAATTTTGGATAATAAGACACAAGGAAAGGTTATAGATAAATTAAAAGATAACATAAAAACTGGAACTAAATTATCTATAATTTCTGCATATTTTACTATCTATGCTTATGAAGAATTAAAAAAAGAACTAAATAAAATAGATAAATTAAGACTTCTTTTTTCTGAACCAACTTTCATAAAAAATAAAAAAGATATAAATAGAGAATTTAAGTTAAGTGGAAGCTATGAAAGAGGACTTGCAGGAGATAGATATGAAATGAAGCTTAAAAATGAGCTTAAGCAATCTGAAATAGCTAAAGAATGTGCTAACTGGATAAAAGAAAAAGTTGAAGTAAGAGCTTATGATGAAGAATATCCATTACCTCAAAAAATGTATCTAATGGAAAATAAGAAAGAAGAGAGTTCTTGTATAATAGGAAGCTCTGATTTTACAGCAGGAGGACTTGGAATAGTTCCATCAAGTAAGTTAGATATGAACTCTTTTATAAAAAGTTCGGCTTATACTCAACAAATGTTAGCTCAATTTGATATGTTTTGGAATGATAAAGAGAAGGCTAAAGATGTTAAAAATTCTCTTTTAGAAAGCTTAGAAGTAGTTTATAAAGAAAATAATCCTGAGTTTATATATTTTGTTACTTTGTATAATATTTTTAAAGATTACTTGGAAAATTTAACAGAAGAAGATATTGTTAAAACTAAAACTGGCTTTAAAGAAAGTGTTGTATGGAATAAGCTATATAATTTCCAAAAAGATGGAGTTTTAGGAGCAATAGATAAACTTGAAAAATATAGTGGCTGTATAATAGCTGATTCAGTAGGACTTGGAAAAACTTTTGAAGCACTTGCTGTAATTAAATATTACGAATCAAGAAATGATAGAGTTCTTGTATTGTGTCCTAAGAAATTAAGAGAGAACTGGCTAACATACAAAGGAAATAGAAGAGATAATATTTTAGAGAAAGATAGACTTAATTATGATGTTTTAAATCATACAGACTTATCAAGATACACAGGTTATAGTGGAGAAATTAATCTTGAAAAAATCTACTGGGAAAACTATGATTTAATAGTAATTGATGAATCTCATAACTTTAGAAATAATAACAATAAAAAAGATGATAAAGAAACAAGATATTCAAGACTTCTTAATCAAATTATTAAAAAAGGTATAAAAACCAAGGTTCTTATGCTTTCTGCTACACCAGTAAATAACAGAATGAATGACCTTAAAAATCAAATTGCCTTTGCTACAGAAGGAAATGATTCTGCATTAAGCAGCTTTGGATTAAAAAGTATAGAGCAAACTTTAAGAAAAGCACAAATGGCTTTTAATAAATGGAATGACCTTCCTGAAGAAAAGAAAAAGCTAGAAAATCTTCTTGAAATGCTAGAAATAGACTACTTTAAACTTTTAGATATGCTTACAATAGCAAGAAGTAGAAAGCATATTCAAAAATACTATGATACAGCAAGTATTGGTAAGTTCCCTGAAAGATTAAAACCATTAAATATAAAAGCTGATATTGATAGTAAAAATGAGTTTATACCTCTATCAGAACTTAATAAACTTATAAGAAGCTTGAATCTAGCAATCTATTCTCCAATTAAATATGTTTTACCAAGTAAAGTAGCGGAATATAGTAGAAAATATGACACTAATACAGGTAAATCAATATTTAAGCAAATAGACAGGGAACAAAGTTTGATTCATTTGATGAGAATAAATATTTTAAAGAGAATGGAAAGTTCTATCTATTCTTTTGGACTTACAGTATCTAAAATCCTTCAAAATATAGATATAGCTTTAAAGAAACTTGATAATTTTGAAGATATTGAGGGAGATTTTGATATTGAAGAACTTGATATAGATGATAATAGATTAGACAGTGTTTTAATTGGAAGTAAAAAAGTTAAAGTTCTTTTAAAAGATATAGACCAAATTAGATGGAGAATGGAACTTGAAGGAGATAAAGTTATTTTAGAAAGAGTTTTAAAAGAAGCTTTTAAAATAACTGTTGGAAGAGACCAAAAATTAAAAGAGTTAAAGAATTTAATAAAAGAAAAAGTTAAGAATCCATTAAATGCAGGTAATAAAAAAATCATTGTATTTACTGCTTTTGCGGACACTGCAAAATATTTATATGATAACCTTGCAACACCTGCTTTGGAAGAGTTAGGACTTTATTCTGCTGTTGTTACTGGAAGTGATAATCCTAAAACTAATTTAAAAGGAATAAGAATTGACTTTAATAATATTCTTACTAATTTTTCTCCAATATCTAAAGAGAGATTTGAGAAAGATAAGCCTGAAATTGATATTTTAATAGCGACTGACTGTATCTCAGAAGGTCAGAACCTACAGGACTGTGATTATCTAATTAACTATGATATTCACTGGAATCCAGTAAGGATAATCCAAAGATTCGGAAGAATTGATAGAATTGGGTCTAAAAATCAAGTTATCCAACTTGTAAATTTTTGGCCAAATATGGAATTAGATGAATATATCCATTTAGAATCAAGAGTAAGTGGAAGAATGGTTATGCTTGATATGTCTGCTACAGGAGAAGAAAATGTAATTGTAGATAATGACAGTATGAATGACTTAGAATATAGAAAGCAGCAACTAAAACAACTTCAAGACCAAGTAGTGGACTTAGAAGATATAAATGGTGGAATCTCTATAACTGACCTTACTTTTAATGATTTTAAAATGGATTTAGTAAATTATATGAAAAATAATAAGGAGATTTTAGAGAAAGCTCCAACAGGAATGTATGCAATCGCCAAAAGTAATACAGATGAAGCTGAAAGAGGTGTTATATTCTGTCTTAAACAAGTGAACGAGGATATAAAGCCTAGTGAGTATAATACTTTAAATCCATATTTCTTAGTTTATGTTAAAGAAGATGGAGAGGTTCTTCTAAACTTTATCCAAAGTAAAAAAATCTTAGACATTTATAAAAAAGTTTGTATAGGAGAAAAAGAGCTATATCCTGCATTAATTGCTGAATTTAATAAGGAGACAAATAATGCCAAAGATATGAGTAAATTTACAAATTTCCTAGAAAGAACAGTTGAAAATATTGTTGGAAAAGAGGAAGAAAAAGGGTTGGATAGTCTCTTTAGTTTTGACGAAACCGTACTAAATAGTTCAGTGCAAAATATGGACGATTTTGAATTAATTTCATTTTTAGTAATTAAGTAG
- a CDS encoding vWA domain-containing protein yields the protein MKKRTRILKYLQLNDNSVRTILKGVFLVLGTIFVCFALLSPQKQIENEEIEVKGMNIYAIIDTSRSMMTEDVYPNRLEMAKKVLGNIIKSLKGDRIGFIPFSDSAYMQMPLTDDYSITKNYINALDTNLISGGGTQLYQALELAERSFKENGSKNKTVLILSDGGDFDEKSLDFIKKNHITVYAVGIGTNSGSIIPEYKNGKKIGFIKDQSGSAVVSNLNSKFLQQLTSESGGKYYEVNNLKDTTNSFSNDIAQLERNNNRIENVKNYKKFYQIPLFIGILLILLGYLLKGGIKDEK from the coding sequence ATGAAGAAAAGAACGAGAATTTTGAAATACCTACAATTAAATGATAATAGCGTAAGAACAATTTTAAAAGGTGTCTTTCTTGTACTGGGGACAATTTTTGTTTGTTTTGCTTTACTGTCTCCACAAAAACAAATAGAAAATGAAGAGATTGAAGTTAAAGGAATGAATATTTATGCAATTATAGATACATCACGTTCTATGATGACAGAAGATGTTTATCCTAATAGACTTGAAATGGCTAAAAAAGTTTTAGGAAATATTATAAAATCATTAAAAGGTGATAGAATTGGATTTATACCATTCTCTGATAGTGCATATATGCAAATGCCATTAACTGATGACTATAGTATTACTAAAAACTATATTAACGCTTTAGATACTAATTTAATCTCTGGTGGGGGAACACAACTCTATCAAGCACTAGAATTAGCAGAAAGATCGTTTAAAGAAAATGGAAGTAAAAATAAAACTGTTTTGATATTATCTGACGGTGGAGATTTTGATGAAAAATCTTTAGATTTTATTAAAAAAAATCATATAACAGTTTACGCAGTGGGAATAGGAACAAATTCAGGAAGCATAATTCCAGAATATAAAAATGGAAAAAAGATAGGATTTATTAAAGATCAATCTGGTTCAGCTGTTGTAAGTAATTTAAACTCAAAATTTTTACAACAATTAACTTCTGAAAGTGGTGGTAAATATTACGAAGTTAATAATCTTAAAGATACTACCAATAGTTTTTCAAATGATATAGCTCAACTAGAACGAAATAATAATAGAATAGAAAATGTAAAAAATTATAAAAAATTCTATCAAATTCCACTATTTATAGGAATATTACTAATTTTATTAGGATATTTATTAAAAGGAGGAATAAAAGATGAAAAATAA
- a CDS encoding BatD family protein: MKKIILTLFLFCIVYPLTYADILLQTNTNTPALNEPFVIQVKFLNESKKDYNIEGINNFQIISRSSQSSYSIINGQKNSAKTDIFQLIPLKKGTVNLQVIGDNGKVSSNKLSLNIESDNTSVNTNVNNEITVDTNIKNKSSYYFGEKIPFYEKFLSTIRLNSLGYVTPPEFKDFSAKDITPVDNNGQYMQNYFVDKNGNNGIEITLFEAILTADSSGKKNINLGKIGYTQASQDDFFFSRGVTKYIGGNSIDIDILPLPQDQPVGFQNVVGTPKITYNWNKNKINYGDSVVLDISINGSVNLDTLEQLLTTKHNNFNVFESVKEFKENINNGKYYAEKKFEIAFIPKTNGTIKTPEISIPYFNTETKKFENLIVPSHEITVEGNVSSTSIINNNQSQTTTDMNSSPQNPEEITINSIPSTVISKDNNHLIIGLIAIIVIEGLIIASLLVKRTKKDSKFDFSEMQQAKSNKEFYDAYCNFMKKNFKFSPKVHLDDKLIHLGLGEPFIEINQKIEDAYYNNSNIDKKQILKDIKKELKKFD; the protein is encoded by the coding sequence ATGAAAAAAATTATTTTAACATTATTTTTATTTTGTATTGTATATCCTCTAACATATGCTGATATACTTTTACAAACTAATACTAATACACCAGCTTTAAATGAACCTTTTGTAATTCAAGTTAAATTTTTAAATGAAAGTAAAAAAGATTACAATATAGAAGGTATTAATAATTTCCAAATTATATCTAGAAGTTCTCAATCTAGTTATTCAATTATAAACGGACAAAAGAATTCAGCAAAAACAGATATTTTTCAATTAATTCCATTGAAAAAAGGAACTGTAAATTTACAAGTTATTGGAGATAATGGAAAAGTTAGTTCTAATAAATTGTCTTTAAATATTGAAAGTGATAATACATCTGTTAATACAAATGTCAATAATGAAATAACTGTTGATACGAATATAAAAAATAAAAGTAGTTATTACTTTGGAGAAAAAATTCCTTTTTATGAAAAGTTTTTATCAACCATACGCTTAAATTCATTAGGATATGTTACTCCGCCAGAATTTAAAGATTTTTCAGCAAAAGATATAACTCCTGTTGATAATAATGGTCAATATATGCAAAACTATTTCGTTGATAAAAATGGAAATAATGGAATTGAAATTACTTTATTTGAAGCAATTTTAACTGCTGATTCTTCTGGGAAAAAAAATATAAATCTTGGTAAAATTGGATATACACAAGCAAGTCAAGATGATTTTTTCTTTTCAAGAGGTGTAACTAAATACATAGGTGGAAATTCCATTGATATAGATATTCTACCACTTCCACAAGATCAACCAGTAGGATTTCAAAATGTGGTAGGTACACCTAAAATAACATATAATTGGAATAAAAATAAAATTAACTATGGGGACTCTGTTGTTTTAGATATTAGTATTAATGGATCTGTCAACTTAGATACATTAGAACAATTATTAACTACTAAACATAATAATTTTAATGTATTTGAAAGTGTCAAAGAATTTAAAGAAAATATAAATAATGGCAAATATTATGCTGAAAAGAAATTTGAAATTGCCTTTATTCCAAAAACAAATGGAACTATTAAAACACCTGAAATTAGTATTCCATATTTTAATACTGAAACTAAAAAATTTGAAAATTTAATCGTTCCATCTCATGAAATTACAGTAGAAGGAAATGTTTCAAGCACTTCTATTATTAATAATAATCAAAGTCAAACAACTACTGATATGAATTCTTCTCCTCAAAATCCTGAAGAAATTACTATTAATAGTATTCCATCAACTGTTATAAGTAAAGATAATAACCACCTAATTATAGGACTTATTGCAATAATAGTAATAGAAGGACTTATTATTGCAAGTTTATTAGTAAAAAGAACTAAAAAAGATAGTAAATTTGATTTTTCTGAAATGCAACAAGCTAAGTCAAACAAAGAATTTTATGATGCATATTGTAATTTTATGAAGAAAAATTTTAAATTTAGTCCTAAAGTTCATCTTGACGATAAATTAATCCACTTGGGATTAGGAGAACCATTTATTGAAATTAATCAAAAAATAGAAGATGCTTACTACAACAACTCAAACATAGACAAAAAACAAATATTAAAGGATATTAAAAAGGAGTTGAAAAAATTTGACTGA
- the tnpB gene encoding IS200/IS605 family element RNA-guided endonuclease TnpB, with protein sequence MKQLKAYKFRIYPSEEQKIFFSKTFGCVRLVYNLMLNDRIKAYEESKGNPDKKIKYPTPAKYKKDYEFLKEVDSLALANAQINLDKAYKNFFRDKSIGFPKFKSKKNPVQSYTTNNQKGTVNIFEKWLKIPKLKELIKIKVHRKIEGIIKSVTISRNGSGKYFISLLCETDIQELPKTNSSVGIDLGIKDMAILSTGEKIKNLKFRKQLEDKLKREQRKLSKRFLIAKKINKKLNEARNYQKQRIKVAKIHEKIMNMRTDFLNKLSTYIIKNHDIICIEDLNTKGLLHNHKLSKSIADVSWASFVNKLEYKAKWYGKEIIKIDRLYPSSQICSVCGHRDGKKTLDIREWTCLICHTHHDRDINAAKNILAEGLRIRQAV encoded by the coding sequence ATGAAACAACTAAAAGCATATAAATTTAGAATTTATCCAAGCGAAGAACAAAAGATATTTTTTAGTAAAACTTTTGGTTGTGTTCGTCTTGTCTATAATCTTATGCTAAATGATAGAATCAAAGCATATGAAGAAAGTAAAGGTAATCCTGATAAAAAAATAAAATATCCAACTCCTGCAAAATATAAAAAAGATTATGAATTTCTAAAAGAAGTTGATAGTCTTGCTCTTGCTAATGCTCAAATTAACTTAGATAAAGCATATAAAAACTTTTTTAGAGATAAATCTATAGGTTTTCCTAAGTTCAAATCTAAGAAGAATCCAGTACAAAGCTATACAACTAATAATCAAAAAGGAACTGTAAATATTTTTGAAAAATGGTTAAAAATTCCTAAACTTAAAGAATTAATAAAAATCAAAGTGCATAGAAAAATAGAGGGGATAATAAAATCTGTTACTATCTCGCGTAATGGAAGTGGTAAGTATTTTATCTCTTTGTTATGTGAAACAGATATTCAGGAATTACCAAAAACTAATTCATCAGTAGGAATTGATTTAGGTATTAAAGATATGGCTATTCTTTCTACTGGAGAAAAAATAAAAAATCTTAAATTTAGAAAACAATTAGAAGACAAACTAAAAAGAGAACAAAGAAAACTTTCTAAAAGATTTCTAATTGCTAAAAAAATAAATAAAAAATTAAACGAAGCTAGAAATTATCAAAAACAAAGAATTAAAGTAGCTAAAATACACGAAAAAATTATGAATATGAGAACAGATTTCTTAAATAAGCTAAGTACATATATTATCAAAAACCACGATATTATCTGTATTGAAGACTTAAATACAAAAGGATTACTTCATAATCATAAATTATCAAAATCTATAGCTGATGTATCTTGGGCTAGTTTTGTAAATAAACTTGAGTATAAGGCGAAATGGTATGGCAAAGAAATAATAAAAATAGATAGACTATATCCATCAAGTCAAATCTGCTCTGTATGTGGTCATAGGGATGGCAAAAAAACTCTCGATATAAGAGAGTGGACTTGTCTAATTTGTCATACTCATCACGATAGAGATATAAACGCCGCTAAAAATATATTGGCTGAAGGTCTAAGAATAAGACAAGCAGTCTAA
- the tnpA gene encoding IS200/IS605 family transposase gives MELDSNCHSVFLLYYHLVLVVKYRRNVFDDTISEFAKDMFVRIGVPYHITLVQWNHDKDHVHIMFKAHPKTELTKFINAYKSASSRIIKKEFPHIRKYLWKEMFWSKSFCLLTTGGAPIEVIKKYIEEQGQKSK, from the coding sequence ATGGAATTAGATAGTAATTGTCATTCAGTATTTTTGCTGTATTATCACTTAGTTCTTGTAGTAAAATATAGAAGAAATGTATTTGATGATACAATTTCTGAATTTGCTAAAGATATGTTTGTAAGAATTGGAGTTCCATATCATATTACTTTAGTACAATGGAATCACGATAAAGACCACGTGCATATAATGTTCAAGGCTCATCCAAAAACAGAATTGACTAAATTCATAAATGCATATAAATCAGCAAGTTCTAGGATAATAAAAAAAGAATTTCCACATATAAGAAAATATCTGTGGAAAGAAATGTTTTGGTCTAAAAGTTTTTGTTTGTTGACTACTGGAGGAGCTCCTATTGAAGTCATAAAAAAATATATAGAGGAACAAGGGCAGAAGAGTAAATAA